From Camelina sativa cultivar DH55 chromosome 20, Cs, whole genome shotgun sequence, the proteins below share one genomic window:
- the LOC109131224 gene encoding uncharacterized protein LOC109131224, whose translation MRVCYNCGDPGHLRPICPKLGQQTRKRANESLPLPPPLKRQALMPRFYSIFEESIEPSTSHPITAAGGQVMMTYGIVRNISVMIGGLDMPADLKIFQVKAHDVILGMDWLDKYMAYLDCHRGRVLFETAKGMLGREAYLALITTVEVGLDDELKDIPVVREFKDVFRALTGLPPTRLDSFTIELEPETTPISKAPYWMSPAEMAELKKQLSELMEK comes from the exons ATGCGAGTGTGTTACAATTGCGGTGATCCTGGTCACTTAAGGCCGATCTGTCCGAAGCTTGGGCAGCAAACTCGGAAAAGGGCAAATGAGTCGCTGCCATTGCCACCTCCATTGAAGAGGCAAGCTTTAATGCCAAGGTTTTATTCCATCTTCGAGGAGTCTATTGAGCCAAGCACTTCTCATCCGATCACTG CGGCTGGTGGTCAAGTGATGATGACTTATGGGATAGTTCGAAACATCTCAGTGATGATTGGTGGATTGGACATGCCAGCGGACTTGAAGATTTTCCAAGTGAAAGCTCACGATGTTATCCTAGGAATGGATTGGCTCGACAAATATATGGCGTACTTGGACTGCCACCGAGGGAGAGTTCTCTTCGAGACTGCTAAGGGAATGCTG GGCCGTGAAGCGTATTTGGCTTTGATCACTACAGTTGAAGTTGGTTTGGATGATGAACTCAAGGACATTCCGGTGGTACGGGAATTTAAGGATGTATTCAGAGCATTGACTGGTTTACCACCAACGCGTTTGGATTCATTTACCATCGAGTTGGAACCAGAGACAACACCTATCTCTAAGGCTCCTTATTGGATGTCACCGGCTGAGATGGCCGAATTGAAAAAGCAACTAAGTGAGCTGATGGAGAAATGA